A window of Glycine soja cultivar W05 chromosome 2, ASM419377v2, whole genome shotgun sequence genomic DNA:
GCACCTACTATTTTGCTTTGATGTTTTTTAACTATCCAAACCCCTTCTAATGCAATCTTACTTTGAAGTTGAACCCTGCTTATTGGACTTCAACCTTGTTTGGCAATTGAATGGAAACACGTTCCttctattgaaaaaataataatttaatttgcttCTTGTCAATAAGTAATCCACTTGTTGTCAATTTTCTTGTCACTTGATAAATGACATTTCATATTTACTATTCATCAGATTATCCCCTTTGGCACTTCAAGTACTACCAATATTGATTAAATCAGACTAGTGAAAtgtcaaaagaaaaagactCAGATGACAATCAAGTGGATACATTTTCTGATTCAGTCATGTTGGAGAGATTTCATACTCTTGTGGAGATTGACAATCTGAATCTTGAACCAGATTGGGACCCAATTACGGAGCTTGAGAGCATCTTATCTGATAGTTATAATATGTCTTCCATGTCCACTCACTCAGCAACTATTTCACAAATTGAAGTCCATGGTACAAATGTGGCAgctatccttgaaaaattggaGGTCCTTTTGGAAACCTCCCTTGAAATTCTCTCTTCTGATGATGAAGTCAAGCAACAATTCCATCATGTTTTGGAGCAACTTAACCAATTTAAAGATCAAATCCCTGTCAGGCTTCATGCTGTGATTTACAAGTTAAAAAGTTTCATTGAAGATGTTGATATCAGATATGCAACTGCCCAAAGAACTATCCAAGACTATGATAAACTGCTACAGTCAAGGTCTCTTCTATCAAAGAATTTGGAAAGTGCCAAAGCTCAACAggacaaaattaatttgaaagtcTCGGAAGGTAAAATACAATTTGAAAAGATTAATTCTGAGATTGATGAACTAGAACACAAGTTATGTACTTTGGTTATGACTAGAGACAAGCTAAAGAGAGCCTTGGACAATTGTGCTGCTGAAAACAACAAGTTAAAGACTCAGGTTGCCAAATGGGTGCCAGAATGCAAGAGTATCATCACAGCTTTGAAGGAGTATGAGACTTCTTACAAAGTGGCCCTAACCAATAAGAGGAAAACCGAAGATGAATGGGCTGATCTGAAGAAGACCTTTGTAGCTAATAAGATTTGAATCGTCTCAGTTTATGCATATCTTGACAGAGGTCTTAGCCATATGCTCTTATTtcactattttcattattttctcaCCTTTCTAGGATGACAATGAACATTTTGGTTTCTCTTATGTTACACTGCAattttccttgatatctgtcaaTCTGTTTAAGTTCacatcaaattatttattttgcaaaTTTACTTTCATATCTGacaattttgtgtttttctttgaaCATGCTTTCTTCTCAGTTATTTTGATCTGACACAATACCAATTTGTAGTTACTAGTTAGGTTGGACTCTCAAACTAATACAAAACAAACTGAACTGTACTGTTCtattaatcttgacttgattgttttttaaagttttctaaaattgattgaaattgaaaatctcAAAATGATTTTGTTGAACAAGCATATGACGGTGATCAAATGATAGGTGTATGACTATCAAGCTGttgtctgaattttttttaaaaacatgtgACTTTGGAAAACACAAAATCTCAAGTCGAAGTCAAACACtagaaatttataattattcatcCCCCAATCTATGGCTATCTCTAAGTCCTTgacaaaaactataaaaatgcctaccttttcattttctttctaaaagtttataTGGCTCTGCTGATGCCTAAGATGAAGCCCATATTTTTACTCAAGTTGAATAAAAGCCATGCACTTGGAATTTTTTTCAAGTTTGTTTGCTTTATCAGTGCAGCTCCTTGAGACATTTTTTTTGGGGCGCATGGTCCTGCTATAATCTCTGTGTGTGTCTTCTTTTTTATCCAATATAATGTGTGGTGGAACTTCAAATCCACATAGCACGCATTTGGTTTTACATTGGATTCTCCTTAATCATGTTGAGACACTAATTGatctaattttaagtaaattttcACATGTTTAATTACACTTAGagaaattgattttaagttaaaacaattacatcactttaaaatcaattttaaactatatcaattTTGCTGaactaattttattcaaaatcaaGGTCCAAACACACTATTCTCCTTGGACTCAGAGGTCAATCATTAGTCATAGCCCAATTTGGGCCTATATGTCTATTTGCACCTTTGAGCTCAATGGACCAACTTCATCTGGGCCTTACGAAACCTTTTGGCAATAGAACACAAATTTTGGGTTTTGTTTCTTGCAGTCCCATCCCACTATTGACCAATAATATTTAGGGTGCAGTCCATTAAGATGAACAAAATGTAGTACATGTGTATGAAACAGCACCCTCAAGTTGTCAAACGAGGAAAATGACAATTTTGCCTCACATTTTGCCCTTTTTGGTCAGGTGAGGCCTATGGTCTGTACTATAGTCTGCAGTTGTAGGGGACCCAAAAACCTTGAGTTTTGGAAGTGACTTCGTTTTCAATGGCCACTATTGGCATTAGATTTGGAGCAATACACAATTAGATATGCACACTCCAACAACTCCATCATCACTTCCTCCCTGTTATTATCATCATTagggttttctttttttcacacACAAGAAGAGAAACCCATGTCAGGTGTCTCTgctaagatttcaaatttttcaaCAACTATGGTTGGTCAACTGCTTCTGCAACGTTGACATTTTCTCTCAGGCATGTTTCCTTAAATGCTATATTTTTTGCTTATCATTGCTTGTTTTTTCCACAAACCACAATGTATGAGTTGGGCTTAATCCCAAAACAAGCAAAGATAATAACTTTCTTCAAAACCACCACATGGGTAgtgcctctctctctctctctctctctctctctctctcattccaACCTCAAAAAATCTAGACATACTCTAATTTGAATTTAGAATACCATCTTCTCAAAATGTATAGGGGTCACTCTAGAATCCTTCAAAGCAATGGTGCTATCACCAACCCCCCTAttgtttctccttcttcttcttcttcttcttcttcaccctCAGTGCCTTATGTGTCTAACTACCAGAAACAAACAGCTCCATCCCCAAGTTCTTCATCTGGGAACAGAATAAGCCCTGCAATTCTTTTCATCATAGTAATTTTAGCTGTGCTGTTTTTCATCTTGGGTCTCCTTCACTTGCTTGTTAGATTTCTCATAAAGCAAAGGTCTTCTTCCAATAATTCATCAATTCCCCAATCAAATAGATACCCTGACATGTCTGATTCAGATGCTTACCAAAGACAGTTACAGCAACTCTTCCATCTTCATGACTCAGGCCTGGATCAGGCTTTCATAGATGCTCTCCCTGTCTTCTTTTACAAAGAGATAATTGGCTTGAAAGAGCCTTTTGATTGTGCTGTTTGCCTCTGTGAGTTCTTGGAACAAGACAAGCTCAGATTGCTTCCCATGTGTAACCATGCTTTTCACATTGAATGCATAGACACATGGTTGCTTTCCAATTCAACTTGCCCTCTTTGTAGAGGGACTCTCTATTCACCCTTTGAAAACTCAGTTTTTGACTTTGAAAGTCAACTTGAGGAAGATGGGATGTCAGGAAGTGGTGGAATTGGTTCTGTTAACAAAACTACAGAAAGTCACATAGTGAATGGGAAAAGGGTGTTTTCTGTTAGGCTTGGAAAATTTAGAAGCACTAATAATAATCAAGATGGGATGGTGGTGGAGAGAGGTGAAGGAGAGAGTAGTACTAGTAGTGTTAATTTGGATGTGAGGAGATGCtattcaatggggtcttttcaGTATGTGGTGGCTGATTCAGATCTGAGAGTGGCTTTAGGCACTAGCAGTGGCAGCATGAGACAACTGAAGGGAAGAACAGCCACAAATGGAAGTTCTTTCATTGATGGAGATGCTGTTGAGGGCAAGAAAATCAACATTGCAAGGAAAGGTGAAAGCTTTTCTGTTTCCAAGATCTGGCAATGGTCTAGGAAAGATAAGTTGACAGGTTCATCAGATGCTCATTTCCTTAATAGTTCTACTGTCACTTCAACTTTGCCATGGATGAATAAAGCCAGAGGAGGTACTTGACACATGAAGCTAGTTtgtgttttgtatttttaactaatttcaaattttcattgaaGGAATCCCTTTGTTGAGCTACTGCTTCCTCTCACACtttgattttactttttttttttattttatttgtagtgATAGAACTTGTAAATTGTGCCATAAACATAATCAGGCAAcgagaattaaaaattaatcttgAGTGTGTAAGGAATATAACTCTTAATTCTATCATGTGTTGTATTATGCATTTACCTTTATTTTGTCACACAGCGCTTAGTTTTTCGCATCACGTTTTTTACAGTACCCTTACACTAACTTTTATGGcaaaaaaagaggagaaaaaaactaaatttgcaCAATTCCCTACTCCCTTGGTCAAAAGGACACAAAATCTTAAAGTACATAGTCTATGCCCTAATAATGTTAACAAAATTATAGTGATATCTAATCACATATTATGATATTTAATAAgtctaataatttatttttgttatgtgtCAGAtgtaatacataaaaattacacTCAAACTCAAAAGtagagaaaaaaatcattttgttttgtaataTACATCTCATCTATATGATCAGAATCAATCACCTGTTTTGCTCACAGAGAGCTCAATGTTCATGAAAAGCTATAAGCTAGTAGAGGTTGTAATGAAAAAGAGTATAGTTAgtgcttgaaaaaaaaatcacagcaTATGGTCTCGAACATAATATTTGAAGGTGGGCCCCTAATGCCATGTGATTGTTTGTTCCAGTGTCAAAAGTGGTTTTTAGGAGCAGGAAGATGAAAGTGAAGTCAAATTGGGGTTGCTTTTTGGATGCTGTGGTTTTCTCTAGAGGGCTTGCTTTATTCGCTTTTTGGGTTAAAAAGAAGTGAAAGAGTTACAAAGGAAGGattccttcttcttctgttAGCTCATTCTTGTGTATGACGACCCTATATGGAAGTGTTATCCTTTTTGGATGGTTTAGCACATGACACACCAAAATGGGTGTGTGGAAACTGAAATGTGGGGTGCAAGAGATTTTCAGATCAGGATTGTGGAGTCTTGACCTGACATCATGAGCCTAGTGGATGGTGGTGGGGTTATAGAGTGCTCTCAATCTAAAAGATGTTTCttatttgttttctgtttgtttttttcaagttttttgggatttttgaagaaaattaaggaaatgggattttagttgttttaattgtttttcatgaattcttaaaataagaaaaatatgaaatgtatttttttaaccagAATAAATAATGCATATGTCATGATTAAATCACAAATTATAATGtctgataaatttattaatttttataataattatttgaaaattataataaaaatgttttactaATTACGATTGATTAAACAAATTTGCATTGATTTGCATGGTTATTAAACAAttgatttttagtaaaaacatATTAACTAAAAATAGAAAGCAAGCCAAATACAtccaatattaatattttatatttctcttcGAAAACTTGATTAATGTTAATTACACGCATTTCTGCTATTCCTCTATTGATCTCGCATTCGTGTTGTCTTAACTCTTAAAAAGTCTTTGGGTTTACTTCATATTTTAGTAATCTTTTGTTAACAAGTCAGATCTACAAGTAAATTTGTGATGTAAATTCTTATTGAGGTTAGTTGTATATCCTAAATTTGGAACGGGAAAACTTCCTTTCTCCAACTCTATCTATCAACAAACCAACCCtttcattataaatattattcacaATTTGCTCATTctttgaaaaatcctacattaagCCAATTGTCATTACATCATGTGCTGATTCAATACCTACTTATATAAAAGGTACGGGCTCCAATTCCAATGCAAACCTATTAGTAATAATCTATGAATTACACTTTaggaaattaaattttgatattttgctCGCTATTTTCAGACAAAAGCACGTAGTAACCGGAATACatatctccattctccaccttggTTACGCCAAGGCCTTTATTATTCTTTTGGGTCAACTTCCTAAAGCTAAATAAAAGGGTAAGAAACAGTGCACACACCTTGATGCTGGGGCCTGGGGGAAAAGGGAAGGTTGTCCACCTCATTATTGacccataataataataataatggggTACATCTGTTATATATGGTCACCGACTATACCTTAGCAAAGTGACTTGATTAGGCACAACGTGACCCCAAATTTAAGAAGGGggatagaaaagaaagaaagaaatttagtTTAGTATTGGTGGTTGGCTGGATCTCAAATAGAAATATACCAAACTCTGCAATGTGTACTTGTTATTTATTAAGAGATATATTGTGCCAGGTAAGATATCGATTAATGAtgtttgtctctctcaaattgATTCAGTGTGAGGGAGAACAGGGTTTGCAATGTTTGAGGTGGGTTTAAGATGGGGCAAACGAGGTGAGTTAAGCATGAATTAGAATCTAGATGGCGTTTCACATGAGAAGACAtagttagaattaaaaaaaaaaaatacatgaacacTCACGATGTTATTCAACACGAGAGacatataaaagaaagaaaaatttaggtattataaatgatataataaaaaaaataacattaatgaggtgtttaaaataataaaatttcaaagttatcgctcttAGAATTAAGAACGTAGGTTTTATAATATCTTCAAAGATGGGATGAAATCTAAAAGAATTGGTAAGTGTGTATATTCAGACGATATAAATGCTATAGTCTGAAATCTGAATTCTATGAAGTCTCACATAATGCTAAAGTAGAATATTATATGTACTAGTCTTAGTCTTGCACAGAACAAAAAAAAGTGCTAATacgttgaaaaaaaaagtactaacaaagaagaaaaatgtatttatatacTCCTTTGGAATGAAATAAGTAAGttttatctcaaaaaaaaagtgcatctctaaaaaaataaactattatgacattataataaaataattacggCACAATATTCCCATGCATTAAGTGAAGatgtataatatttatataacctTAGAGACTTCtgtcacaatattttttttttctgaaaaaatataaaacgaaACATTTATGgggaaaaaatgaattatttgcTATGGCAATAAACAGTCTCCCTCCattcatttttttgtctttgctgTTATAGTTCTAAATGTTTTGTTTAATCTTTAGATAACATTTATTAGCTATAGTTGTTTATTTATTGCAAATCTTTcaaatagtattaaaaattCAACTTCTTAGCATCTTAAACAGTGTTAGTGTGTTTAGAGCTTGAAGATCCAGACTTGTAAGAAACGAATATTGTGTAGAGAATACTTATATATCAATTGTAGACGCAGGCTACTAGGGTGGGAGAGCCAAATaggtttcttttttctctttactctttttctttttttcttctctgccCGTCTCTTTCCTGATCCTGTTGCAACCATTCCTCCGACGAACCATCAGTCCCCTCCTCTTCCTTTAACCATAAACATCATGAAACC
This region includes:
- the LOC114380067 gene encoding uncharacterized protein LOC114380067; amino-acid sequence: MSKEKDSDDNQVDTFSDSVMLERFHTLVEIDNLNLEPDWDPITELESILSDSYNMSSMSTHSATISQIEVHGTNVAAILEKLEVLLETSLEILSSDDEVKQQFHHVLEQLNQFKDQIPVRLHAVIYKLKSFIEDVDIRYATAQRTIQDYDKLLQSRSLLSKNLESAKAQQDKINLKVSEGKIQFEKINSEIDELEHKLCTLVMTRDKLKRALDNCAAENNKLKTQVAKWVPECKSIITALKEYETSYKVALTNKRKTEDEWADLKKTFVANKI
- the LOC114380086 gene encoding RING-H2 finger protein ATL47-like, producing the protein MYRGHSRILQSNGAITNPPIVSPSSSSSSSSPSVPYVSNYQKQTAPSPSSSSGNRISPAILFIIVILAVLFFILGLLHLLVRFLIKQRSSSNNSSIPQSNRYPDMSDSDAYQRQLQQLFHLHDSGLDQAFIDALPVFFYKEIIGLKEPFDCAVCLCEFLEQDKLRLLPMCNHAFHIECIDTWLLSNSTCPLCRGTLYSPFENSVFDFESQLEEDGMSGSGGIGSVNKTTESHIVNGKRVFSVRLGKFRSTNNNQDGMVVERGEGESSTSSVNLDVRRCYSMGSFQYVVADSDLRVALGTSSGSMRQLKGRTATNGSSFIDGDAVEGKKINIARKGESFSVSKIWQWSRKDKLTGSSDAHFLNSSTVTSTLPWMNKARGVSKVVFRSRKMKVKSNWGCFLDAVVFSRGLALFAFWVKKK